A genomic window from Silene latifolia isolate original U9 population chromosome Y, ASM4854445v1, whole genome shotgun sequence includes:
- the LOC141628524 gene encoding uncharacterized protein LOC141628524, translating to MASASNTPLPAPLDFLDLFRGENYDHWCIKMKLFLRANALWEIVENGLQKQQEGVPTIEATLKKIKKDEINDAKALCFIFNTFSEIIFPKIMWASTVKEA from the coding sequence ATGGCTTCCGCATCAAACACTCCATTGCCAGCTCCTCTAGATTTTCTAGATTTATTTAGAGGAGAAAATTATGACCATTGGTGCATTAAAATGAAGCTCTTTTTAAGAGCAAATGCACTATGGGAGATAGTGGAAAATGGTCTCCAAAAACAACAAGAAGGTGTTCCAACCATCGAAGCAAccttaaagaaaataaaaaaggaTGAAATAAATGACGCCAAAGCCCTATGTTTCATCTTTAATACTTTTTCAGAGATCATTTTTCCAAAAATAATGTGGGCTTCTACCGTAAAAGAAGCATGA